Genomic segment of Candidatus Omnitrophota bacterium:
GCTAGTGTGGTCATCCGACGGCTACTCCTTCTTCTTTTTCCGCTTGCTCGATTTGTCGTCCTCGATCGGCCTGTACAACACCTTGCCCTGCAAGATCTCCTCCAAGGCGATGGAGGTGACTTTGCGAGGCGCTTGCTCCACCAACGCCGGAGCGCCCTCGGAAATCTCCTTCGCGCGGCGAGACGCGAGAATCACCAGCTTATAGACGCTGCTGCACCGCTTCAGCAATTCTTCAATCGGCACATGGGCCATGCGCTCACGACTCCCTTCCGTTGATTCGTCCTGCGTTTCGAATGATCGCCCGCACGTGCGCCACGGCCGCCTCAAGGCGGTCGTTGATCACCACGTGGTCGTACCAGGACGCGCACGCCAGCTCCCTCTGGGCCGCGGCCAAGCGTTCCTGAACGGCTTCCCGGTCTTCGGTGCTGCGCCGCAGCAGGCGCTGCCGCAACTTTCGCATGGAGGGGGGCTTGAGAAAAATCAAAACCGCTCGCCGCCCCAGCAGCCGCCGGATCTTGCGCGCGCCCTGCACGTCGATGCTGAGAACGGCGCTCTGCCCTTGGGCGAGCGCGCTCAGCAGCGGCCGCTTCGGCGTGCCGTACCACGCGCCGTGCACGCGCGCCCATTCCATCAGCGCCCCCTGGCGCCGCATCCGCGCAAAGACGCTCGGCGAAATAAACCGATAATCCCGCCCGGTGCGCTCCCCCGGCCGAGGCGCTCTCGTCGTCACCGACACCGAGCGCGCCAGCACGGGCATCCGGCGCAGGAGACGCTTGACCACCGTCGTCTTGCCGCCGCCCGAAGGGCTTGAGATGACAAAGACTTTACCTGGATGGTGGATGGTGGATGGCGGATCGTGGATTGTTGGAGGCTCGAACAGTGGTAAGAGTCGCCCACCATCCACCATCCACCATCCATGATCCATGCGGTTTAGTCACGCCTCAATTCGGCCAGCCGCTGTGCGACCGTCTCCGGCTGCAAACTTGAGAGCACCACATGATCCGAGTCGGTGACGATGACCGTGCGGGTTCGGCGGCCATTGGTCGCATCGACCAGTTTTTGATGCCGGCTCGCCTCTTCGCGCAACCGCTTCACCGGCGAGGGATCGGCGGAGACGACCGCGACAATGCGCTCCGCCGCCACCGCGTTGTCGAATCCGACGTTTAAGAGTGTCACAGCCATCACGGAGCAGAGAGCCTCACTCCAGATTCTGTACTTGCTCTCGGATCTTCTCGATGCAGCCTTTGATCTCGACGACGTGCTGCACCGCCTCAGAATCGTTGACTTTGCTGCCCAGCGTATTGGTTTCGCGCATCAGCTCCTGGGCCATAAAATCCAGGCGCTTGCCGACCACTTGCTGTTTTGCGAGCGTCTGCCGCATCGACGCGACATGGCTCTCCAACCGGACGAGCTCCTCATGCACATCCGTATCCTTCACCAGGGCGGCAGCTTGCTCCAGCTGCGAGACAGAGGCGGCCGCCCCATTGCCAAGCAGCTCGCGCAACCGCTCGACCAGCCGCTGCCGTTGCTGCGCTAAGGCCCTCGGCAGGCGCCGCGCAATGGCTTGGGCGTTCCGTTCAATCACCTTTAGCTGCCCCCGGAGATCCGCGGCGAGCTTCGCCCCTTCGCGGCGGCGTGAGACAGCCAAATCGCGCGCCGCCGCCTGCACCGCGGAGCGCACCGACGGCCAGAACTGCTCGGCAGGCACGCGGTCTTCCACGACGGACATGGCTTGCGGAGCGCTGAGCAGCTGCTCAAGCGTCAGCGGCCCTTTGAGGCCGAAGCGCCCCTTCAGATTCAGGAGGGCCTCGTGGTACCGCTGCAGCAGCGCTTCATCAAACTGCACCTTGCGGTGCCCCAGGCGGTCCGTCTGCAGCGTGAGAAACACTTCCACGCGCCCGCGGCGCACGATCTTGCGCAGCTCATCGGCGATGCGACCCTGCAGCGCGGAGAGGCCGTTGGGCATGTGGGCGTCGATTTCCACGTATCGATGATTCGTGCTCCGCACCTCGACGGCCACCCCCCCGAACTCGGTGCGCGCGGTGGCGCGGCCGTAGCCGGTCATGCTGGAAATCTTCGCGCGCGCCTGGCTCATGTCAGCGGCGGGCGGGCGGCGGCCAGTGTTGAGGACGGCAACGGGAGCACTTCATGCGGTTGGAACCAGAGGGCAATTTCCCGCGAGGCATCGGCCGTATTCGCCGAGGCGTGGACCACGTTTTCCATCAGCCCGTTCGTCGCCATCCGGCCAAAGGCGCCTCGAATCGACGAGGGGGCGGCTTTTTCTGGATGGGTCGCCCCCGTCAATGCGCGAACGCGCTCAACGGCCTTCTCCCCCGACAAGACCAGGGCCATCACGTAGGGGACGCCGTGCCGCTTGCCCTGCAGATACTCGACCGTCTCGTCGAAAAACGGTTTCCCGCGAATGTGCGCATAGTGCGCTTCCGCTAATTCCTTGGAGACGCGCACGATCTTCGCTCCCAGCACATCCAAGCGGAGCTCTTCAATGCGCGAGATAATCGCCCCCAGCAGGCCGCGCTGAACCGCGTCGGGCTTGATCAGAAACAGCGTGGACTGTGGCGCCATCATCCCACGGAAACGCTGAGAAGGCCAAGCAGCCGCGTCAATTCTTCGGAGGAAAAATACTCAATCACGATGCGCCCGCCTTTTTTCCTCGCCTTGACGCTGACTTTGGTTCCGAGGGCGCGCCGCAGCGCCTCTTCAAGGCCGGCGGTGTTGGGGTCGCCCGGCTTCACACGCCGCTTGCGCGACGGCATCCAGTTCGTGGCCAGGCCCTCAAGATGCCTGACCGATAAGCCATTGGCGAGGATCTTCTGATACAGCGCCGTCTGCCGTCCGCGATCCTCGATCGTCAGCAGCACCTTGGCGTGCCCGAGCGAGATCTTTTCATCGAGCAGCCCTTGCCGAATCTCCTCAGGCAGGCGCAGGATGCGCAAGAGGTTCGCAATGGTCGCGCGGTCCTTGCCCACGGCCATCGCGAGCGATTCCTGCGTATAGCCAAACGCTTCCGTGAGCCGCGAATAGCCTCTGGCTTCTTCGAGCGGGTTGAGGTTTTCCCGCTGCACATTCTCAATCAGCGACAACTCCGCGGCCTGCTGATCTGACAGCGTCTTCACGACCGCGGGGATCTCAATCAGCCCGAGGGCTTGGGCTGCGCGAAATCGCCGCTCCCCCGCGACGAGCTCATAGGTGCCCTGGCTCCCAGGCCGCACTACCACCGGCTCGATGATGCCGGATTGTCTGATCGATGCCTTCAGTTCCTCCAAGCTGGTGTCGCTGACCGAGGTGCGCGGCTGAAATCGTCCAGGGCGGATCTGCGCGGTTTTCACGACCACCAATCCCGCCGATGCGGCGGCGTCTTGCGGCAGATCAATCAAATCGGCAAGCCCTTTCCCTAATCGCTTCATGTCGCGGCTCCGAAAATTTCCTTGTTTATAACCTCTTGTGTAAGAAGACGATACGCTAATGCGCCAGTTGAATTTGGATCATAGAGGCAAATCGGCTTGCCAAATCCTGGTGACTCGGCGAGCCGAATGTTGCGCGGGATCGATGTCTTGAACACCATCTCCTTGAAATAATTTTTAACTTCATCGGCGACCTCACGGGCAAGATTAGCGCGAAAATCTGCCATCGTCAACACAATTCCTCCGACTTTCAGCGCAGGGTTCAGCCGCTGCTTCACCAAATTGACAGACCGCATCAAGGAGCTCAGGCCCTCAAGGGCTAGGTATTCGCACTGGACAGGGATAATGGTGCTGTCAGCCGCAACGAGCGCGTTGACCGTCAGCAGGCCAAGCGCTGGGGGGCAATCAAAAAGAATGAATTCATATTTCGGGCGAAGCGTTTCGCAGATCCGCCGCAGCACGGTCTCTTTTTCTTCCGCGGTTGCCAGAAACGGCTCTGCCCCGGCAAGATCAATGCTGGCAGGAACAAGGCGCATCCCGTCAACCGGCGTCTTGAGAATGGTTTCCTCGATGTCAAGGTTATTGATCAGCACTTGGTAGATGTCTTTTCCTGCCGCGTCGTCTCTTGATACGCCACAGGTTGTTGTCGCATTGCCTTGAGGGTCAAGATCAACCAGCAGCGTCTTTCGCCCGGCAAGTGCCAGATAGGAGCCGACGTTCACCGCTGTTGTTGATTTTCCAACCCCGCCTTTTTGATTACACACCGCGATAATTTTTGCCATCTCAGCTAATGTTCCACGTGGAACATTATCCTCGTACCGTTCTAGGCTTTTCGTTTCGCACAAGCTGTGCTCATTATGTGCGTTTCTTCTAACTCTTTGCCACTCTATAAATAACAAGTGACATGAGCGTGTTGGTCAACCAGTATAAGACCAATCCTGAGGGCACCTGGTAAAACATCACGCCAAACATGATGGGCATCAGCGGGCCTGAGAACATTTTCGCGGTCGGATTGCTCTCAGCGCTTCCCATGGCTCTGCTCGATTGGCGCGTTTGAATGTACATCGCCGCCGCCATGATGATCGGCAACAGATTTAGGTGCGGACCCAACAGCGGCACGGAAAATGGCAGCCGGAGAAAATGATCCGGCAGCGACAAGTCAGCGATCCACAAGAACCCCTTTCCACGAAAATCGATAAAATGCGACATGGCTTGAAACAGCGCAATAAGGATCGGCATTTGCAGCAACATCGGCAGGCACCCGCTCAGCGGGCTGACTTTGTGCTCGCGGTATAAGGCAAACACTTCCTGGTTCGCTTTCATCTGATCGTTCTTATATTTTGCTAACACATGATCTACCTTAGGCTTCAGCTCCTGCATTTTCTTCATCGACCTGAAACTGATCAGTGTGAGGGGTGAAATGAGCGCGGTGATGCCGATGGAAAAACAGATGATCGCGACCCCGTAGTTCTTCGTGATGCCAGCAATCCATTTGAGGAACGACAGCAAGACCAATCCAATTTGACTGATCGTGCCAACGGCAAAAGCCTGTTCAACCCCGGCCTGACGAAGGTAAAAATAGTCTCTTGGTCCGAAATAGACCTTTGCCTGGTAGGTGTCAGCGCCTGATGGCAGCGAGGCTTCGGTCACAAGCTCGTGCCCGTTGATGCTTGGGAGAATTTGGACCGCAAGGGGCTGCACTGATTTCACCGAGATGCAGAAGAAGCGCTCGGCGATTGAAAGCAGCAATGTTCCACGTGGAACATTTTTTGCCTTTCGCGATACGCCATGCCGAAAATACCTGGCCTTCCCGTTGTCTTCAGAGCGCGCGCTGATCTCCAACCTGTTCTGCTGATCATTCAACGCGTCTGCTTTAGCCCAGCTTGCGATGATCCTCAGGGAGGCAAGCGTCGCCTGGTCGGTTGCCACGGACAGCTGCAATCCAGGCTGCTCCGCGTTTAGCTCATAGGTCAGGCGATATGATGCGGACGCATCCGCCCCGGTGAATGTGACCGCTGTCGACCCGGTTTCCTTAAGAATCCAACGAACGTCGCCTCGAATGCCAAGCAGCGGATACGATGAGCTGATTTGCAGAGGCGCGCTTGAAATCGAATCGTGGAATTGTTTCAGCGTCACCTTGCGAACTGCGGCACTTGACTTGCCAATTTCAAGCCGAACATCGCGCGATTCAATAACTGTAACATCCTCATCGAGAATATGATATGACGCCACATCGGCTGACATCGTCTGTGGTGAGGCGACAGGAAGGAGTTGTTGCGCCGGCTGGCGCGATGGCTTGAGGACCGCCGAGGAGTAGACGCTAATGAAAATTGCGCTGAGGGCTGCAGCGAGCAAGACGCGCTTCTCTGATCCCATTACGTGAGGGGGTCAACGCCCCACGGGCCAAGGGGATGGCACCGCAGCAGCCTGCCAACGATCTTCATTCCTCCGCGCCAAAAACCGTAGCGCTCAAGGGCTTGGCAGGCGTAGGAGGAGCAGCTTGGGAGGAACCTGCATGACTGTAACTTATTGTAAGAAATGTAGTTACGATATATCTGTATGACGCGAATCGCTAGCGTAGCGGCAAGAGAATGTTGAGGCGTTTGCATAGGATTTTCAATTCTGTGGCAAGTGTTTCGGTTGGACACGGGATCTGTGCTGGGTGAAGGATAATGACCACATCAACTGCTGGGCATAGCGCTAGTCGTTGCGTTCTGATGACCGTGCGCAACTGCCGCTTGAGCCGATTCCGCTCCACGGCCCCTTTGAGTCCGCGTCGAGTCCGTAGGCCGAGGCGGGTCTCGATGCGCTGGTTCGGCGCGCTCCCAACGGACAGATGCCGCCCGCGCGCCCACCGCCCGCTCCGATAGACGGCTGTAAACGCCTTGGTCAGTCGTAGCCGGGTAATCGTCGGGGTGGCGTCGTTACGCAGGAATCAGCTGCCAGCGTCCCTTGCGCCGTCGACGGCGCAAGGCATTTTGGCCTCCGCGCGTGCTCATGCGACGGCGGAATCCATGGACGCGTTTCCGTTTTCGGTTCGAGAGATTCCGTAGGTTCTTTTTCATTCGATAGGACGTGAAATATTATACGGCCGGGGGCTAGGAGAAATCAAGCACAAATCGCTTGAGCGCGTTTCTGAATGTTGGTATAATGCGTTTCTCCGAAGTGGATCCCAGGCACCCTGTGGAAAACGTGTGGAAACTGTGCAAAACACCCCGTTCGACTGGGCCGTAATCCGGGAACGCCTCAAGGCAAGGCTTGGTTCTGAGGTGGTCAATCGGTGGCTCGATCCGCTGACCGTCGGTGGATTGACGGATGCCGCCGTCACGCTTGAAGCGCCTAACTCCTTTTTCCGCGATTGGGTCCTCACCCATTATCTCGAGGCGCTTCGGCCGTTTGCCGGAACGCGCGAGGTGCGGGTGGTCACCGCGACCGCCGCGAGCTTCGCGTCCATTCTGCCGGCAGCGGTTTCGCCCCTCAAGCCGGCGGATGCCTCTCCAGCCAACGCGGCCCCGGCGTCCTCATCGCAAAGCGATGGCAGCCACGGGCTGAATGCCAGGCTCACCTTTGACCGATTTGTGGTGGGCCCCAGCAATCGCTTTTCCCACGCGGCGTCGCTGGCCGTCGCTGAATCGCCGGCGCGGGCGTACAACCCGTTGTTTATTTACGGCGGGGTGGGGTTAGGGAAGACCCACCTCATGCAGGCGATCGGCCACGCGATTCTCCATCGCTGGCCTGCGCGGCGCGTCGTGTATATTTCGAGCGAGCGCTTTACGAACGAGCTGATCGCCTCCATCCAGAATAAAACCACGTCGCGGTTCCGCGATAAGTACCGAACGGTCGATGTGCTGCTCGTCGACGACATCCATTTCATCGCCCAGAAAGAAGCGACCCAAGAGGAGTTCTTCCACACCTTCAACGCCCTCTATGACGCCCACAAACAAATCGTGATTTCCAGCGACCGCTCCCCCAAAGAAATCGCCGGGCTCGAAGAGCGGCTGGTGTCGCGCTTTGAATGGGGCTTGGTGACGGATATCCAACCCCCGGATCTGGAAACCCGCATTGCCATTCTCCGCAAGAAGGCGGAGGAGGCCGGGATCCTTGTGCCGGAGCCGGTCACGGATTTCATGGCCAAGCAAATTACCGCCAACATCCGGGAATTAGAAGGCGCGCTGATCCGCGTTATCGCGTACTGCAATCTCTTTAACAAGCCGCTCGATGCTGAGATTGCGCGGGAGGTCTTGAAGGATATGGTGCGGGAGGTCAGCGCGCGGATCACGCTGGATGAGATCCAGCGGCGCGTCGCCGAGTACTTCCAGTTAGACCTCCAGGAGATGCGCGGGAGCCGCCGGCAACGTTCGGTCTTGTTCCCGCGGCAGATTGCGATGTTTCTGTGCCGTCGGCTCACCGAGGCTTCGCTGCCGGAGATTGGGCGAGCATTTGGGGGGCGGGACCACACCACGATTATGCACGCCGTCGGAAAAATTGAGCGGGAGATCACACAAGATGCGCACAAGAAGCAGATCATCACCCACCTAAATCAGCTGATTACCGCAGCCTCGGGGCGCCAGATGGGTTAAAATGTTTTCCACATTTCCACACACTCTAGTGCTACTACGAGGGTTCTTTTTTAATACCATATCGTCATAACAGTGCTGTGAAATCCACAAGGAGCCGCGATGCGCATCACCATCCCGCAACCCCAGCTACTTCGGCACCTCCAAATGGTTGAGCACGCGGTCAATGACCGCAGCACCCTCCCCATCCTTGCCAACATTCTCATTGAGACGACCGAGGAGGGCATCACCCTCAGCGCAACCGACTTGGATGTGGGTATCCGGTGCCGGTTTCCATTGGCCGCCCAAAACGAAAAAGGCGCCGTGGCTCTCCCCGCGAGAAAATTTACCACCGTGATTCGAGAGCTTCCGGATGAGGTGGTGGTCTTGGAGGCAAGGAAGAACCACACCGCCACCATTACCTGTGGGGCGAGCAGCTTCCGTATTCCAGGACTACCTGCGGAAGATTTCCCCATCCTTCCCCCCACATCCAATAACGAGCAACTCACTATCTCCCAACAAGCGCTCAAAACACTCATTGCGCAGACGGCGCATGCGATGTCGATGGAAGAAACGCGGTTTATTCTCAACGGAACCCTCATCGCTCTTCAGAAGACGGAGCTGACCCTGGTGGCGACCGACGGCCGTCGCCTGGCGGCCGCCAAGGCGCCGGTCACGAACGCGACAACGCACCAGCTCTCAGTGGTGGTTCCGGCGAAGACGGTGCGGGAGCTTGGAAGACTCTTGCAGGCTGATGGGACCGAAGAGGTTCGCATCGCCCCCCTCAAAGACAACCAGCTCACCTTTACCTTCGGCGACGTCACCATCATCACCCGGCTCATTGAGGGGCAATTCCCGCAATACGACAAGGTGATTCCCCCACCGACAAAAACCGTCATGACGTGCAACCGCCAAACCCTCACCAATGCGATCCGCCGGGCCAGTTTGATGACCAGCGCCGCCTCGCAGGCGGTCGTTTTTGAAGTGGGGGAAGGGAAGCTGGTGGTGTCAAAAGAGTCCGCCGAGCTCGGGAGCGCTCGGGAAGAACTTGCGGTGACGTACCCGGGCGAGCCGGTGACCGTCGCGTTTAATCCGGAGTTTTGGCTTGAAGTGCTGAAAGTGTTGGATACGGATGAGGTGGCGGTGGAAATCACCGGACCGGAGAAGCCCGCGGTGATCCGTCAGCCAGGCTTTACGTACCTTGTGCTGCCCATGAAGGCGGTATGAACCGCAACGCTGCGCGCGGATGACCGCAGATGATGAGCAAACCGACAGGACAGCGGATCGATGCGCTCTTACCGAGCGTGCTGAAGCGGGTGGAGCAGCACCATGCCGTGCTTGATCTGCTGCGGCGCCGCTGGAAACGGTTGGTCGGCCCGGACCTTGCCGCGCATACGCAGCCGGTGAGCGTTCGCCGCGGCCAGCTGGTGATCGCCGCGGAGCAGCCCGGGGACAGCTTCATGCTGCACTTTCAGCGCGAGCGCCTCGCCCAGCACGTACGGACGCTGACCGAGGGCAAAGTCACCAGTCTCGTAGTTCGGCCGCAGACGGCAGGACGGCATGCCGTATCTCATTGATCGAGGGCGCGCGGTTCGCACGACCGAGCTGGTCGCGGTGGTGCGCGGCCGGCAGCGGCGGATCCGAAGCCAACTGATTTTTCGCGATAACAGCATTTACAACACCCTCACGCGGCCCGGGACGTTGCGGGCCGTGGTCGAGCAGACGGGAACAACGGCAGGGAGGACGACGAGACTGGTATGGCGAGCGCAGCAACCATGAAACGCAACACCGCAAAGACATCCGCGCCCTCGACGGCGGCGGGGAAAGCGTACGACGCGAGCAGCATTCAAGTGCTGGAGGGCTTGGAAGCCGTCCGCCGCCGCCCGGCGATGTACATCGGCGATACCGGCCCGCGCGGGCTGCATCATCTCGTCGAAGAAGTCGTCGATAATTCGATCGATGAAGCCATGGCCGGCCACTGCTCCAAGATCGAGGTGGCCATCCACCAGGACAACTCCGTGACGGTCGTCGATGACGGACGCGGGATTCCTGTTGACCAACACAAGACCGAGAAAAAATCCGCGCTTGAGGTGGTGCTGACGAAGCTGCACGCCGGCGGCAAATTCGACTCCAAGACGTATAAAGTCTCCGGCGGACTGCACGGGGTGGGGGTGTCGGTGGTGAACGGATTATCCGAATGGCTCGAGGCGGAGGTCAAGCGCGACGGCAAGGTGTATCGCCAGCGCTACGCGCGCGGCAAGGCGGTCTCGCCGCTGACGACCATCGGCAAAGTCTCCGGCACGGGCACGCGGATCACCTACAAGCCGGATAAGGAAATTTTCACGAATGGCATCGCGCACAACTTCGAGACGCTGTCCAACCGGCTGCGCGAGCTGGCCTTCTTAAATAAGGGCCTGGCCATCTCGATCAAGGACGAGCGGTCCGACAAAGAGGCGTCGTTTAAGTTCGACGGCGGCATCAAAGAGTTTGTCGCGCACATCAACAAGAACAAGACCCCGCTGCACAATGTGATCGCCTTCGAGGGCGAGCAGGGCACCACCGCGGTCGAAATCGCGCTGCAGTACAACGACGGCTATTCCGAGAACCTCTACGCCTTCGCGAACAACATCAACACCGTCGACGGCGGGACCCATCTCTCTGGGTTTAAATCGGCGCTGACCCGGACGATCAACACCTACTGCAAGGCGAAAAATCTGTTTAAGGGCGACAGCCTGACGATTGAAGGAGAAGACGCCCGCGCAGGACTCGTGGCGGTGGTGAGTGTCAAAGTCCCGCAGCCGCAGTTTGAAGGGCAGACCAAGGCGAAGCTGGGCACGCCGGAAGTGGAGGGCATCGTCGCCTCGATTTGCAACGAGAAGCTGGGCGCGTTTTTTGAAGAGCATCCGTCGGTGGCGAGCAAGGTCGCGGATAAATGCTTGGTGGAAGCGCGGGCCCGCGAGCGCGCGCGGCACGAGCGCGAGCTGGTCCGCCGGAAGGGGTTGCTGGAATCAAGCGCGCTGCCTGGCAAGCTCGCCGACTGTTCCGAGCGCGACGCCGCACTCTGCGAGATCTACATCGTGGAAGGCGACTCCGCCGGCGGTTCGGCCAAGCAGGGACGGGACCGGAGATTTCAGGCGATTCTGCCGATTAAGGGAAAGATTCTCAACGTTGAGAAGGCGCGGCTGGAAAAAGTGCTGACCAATGAAGAAATCCGGACGATTATTACTGCGCTTGGCTGTGGCATCGGCAACGAATTTTCGCTGGAGAAGCTGCGCTACCACAAGGTAGTGTTAATGGCTGATGCCGACGTCGACGGCAACCATATCCGCACGCTGCTGCTGACCTTTTTCTATCGGCAGATGAATAAGCTGGTTGAGGCCGGGCATATCTACATCGCGCAGCCGCCGCTCTACAAGATCAAGCGCGGCAAGCGCGAAGAGTACATCGAGACGGATGAGCAGATGTCAAATCTGCTGCTGGAGCTCGGCGCTGAGGGCAAAACACTCACGCACGTCTCAAGCAAGAAGACCTTCAAAGACAAGACGCTGCTGGAACTGCTGCGCGCACTGGCCGAACTCGAGCGGGTGAGCCGCGGGCTGCATCGGTATCGCCTTGAGCCGGCGACCTATTTTGCGCAGCGCCATCCGAAGAAGGGGCTGCCGCTGTACATGATCCGGCTGAATGGCGAGCAGCACTTCCTGTATGATGATGAAGAGCTGGCGAAATTCGCCGAGAAGCAGGAGCTGAACCTCGAAGAGCTGGAGAAGGCATCGTCGAATGCCGCCGCGCAATTCGCCGAGCTGTTCGAGGCTTCGGAGCTTGAGGATCTCGAGAAGAAGCTCAAGAAGCTGGACCTCTCGCTGGAAGATTACCATCCTAAAGATGGGAAACCAGCGTTTCGGCTGGAAGGCGAGAACACAACGCAGCCATTCGGCGGATTGCGCGAGGTGCTGCTGGCCGTTGAGGAAGAAGGGCGGCAAGGGCTGACGATCCAGCGGTACAAAGGGCTTGGGGAAATGAATCCGCAGCAGCTGTGGGATACGACGATGGACCCAGCCAAGCGCACGATGCTGAAGGTCACGCTGGAAGATGCGGTCGAAGCCGAGCGCATGTTCACGACCCTGATGGGCGAGGCGGTGGAGCCTCGCAAACAGTTTATCGAAGAGCACGCTCTGGAAGTCAAAAACCTGGATATCTAACTATGTACGCACTGGGTGAGAAGATTGTGAATCGAGAGATTGAGGAAGAGATCAAAGATTCCTACATCTCGTACGCGATGAGCGTCATTGTCGGGCGGGCATTGCCTGATGTGCGCGATGGGCTCAAGCCGGTCCACCGGCGCATTCTTTACGGCATGCAGGATCTCGGCCTGGAGCCAGGTAAGCCGTATAAGAAAAGCGCTCGTATCGTCGGGGAAATTTTGGGCAAGTATCATCCACACGGCGATATGGCCGTCTATGACGCGCTCGTGCGCATGGTGCAAGACTTTTCGCTGCGCTATCCGCTCATCGATGGACAAGGCTACTTCGGCAGCGTTGATGGGGATGCGCCGGCCGCGCACCGCTTCACCGAGGCGCGGCTCCAAGCGATCGCGATGGAGCTGCTCGATGAGATCGATAAAGACACCGTGGACTTTGCGCCGAACTTTGACGGCTCGCTCCAAGAGCCAAAGGTGCTTCCCGCGCGCTTGCCGAACCTGCTCGTCAATGGCTCCAGCGGCATCGCCGTTGGGATGGCCACGAACATTCCGCCGCACAATTTGACCGAAGTGGTCGATGCGGCCTGCGCGCTGATCGAGGATCCGCAGATTGAGCTCGGCCCCTTGATGCGGCACGTGCGGGGGCCGGATTTTCCGACCGGGGCGATCATCTGCGGGCGCGATGGCATCAAGGATGCCTACGCCACCGGCCGAGGGTCGATTCGTATTCGCGCCAAGGCGCAAGTCGAACAGCTCAAAGGCAACCGGCAAGCCCTTGTCATCACCGAGCTGCCGTATCAGGTGAACAAGGCAACACTGCTGGAGACCATCGCCAAGCTCGTGCAGGAGAAGACCATCGAAGGCATCTCGGATCTGCGCGATGAGTCGGACAAAGACGGCATGCGCGTGATGATCGAACTCAAGCGCGATGCCAACGATCAAGTCGTGCTGAATCAGCTCTACAAGCACACGCAGATGGAGACGACCTTCGGCGTGATCATGCTCGCCCTGGTCGACGGGCGGCCGCGGGTGCTGGGGCTGAAATCGATGCTCCAGACATTCGTGGATCATCGCAAGGAGATCATCACCCGCCGCACGAAGTTTGAGCTGGCCAGAGCGCAAGAGCGAGCGCATATCCTGGAAGGCTTCAAGAAAGCGATCGCGAATCTGGATGCCATTATCAAGCTCATTCGAGGCTCCAAGAGCCCGCAGGAAGCCAAGGAAGGACTCATCAAGAAGTTTGATTTTTCGGATCGGCAAGCCCAGGCCATCCTGGAAATGCAGCTGCAGCGGCTCACGGCTCTGGAGCGCGAGAAGATCGAAGCCGAGTACCTGGAGCTGATCAAGAAGATCGAGTACTACCAGATGCTCCTCAAGAGCGAGAAAAAAGTGCTGGAGGTGATCAAGACCGAGCTGCAGGACGTGAAGAAGAAATTCGGC
This window contains:
- the gyrA gene encoding DNA gyrase subunit A; the protein is MYALGEKIVNREIEEEIKDSYISYAMSVIVGRALPDVRDGLKPVHRRILYGMQDLGLEPGKPYKKSARIVGEILGKYHPHGDMAVYDALVRMVQDFSLRYPLIDGQGYFGSVDGDAPAAHRFTEARLQAIAMELLDEIDKDTVDFAPNFDGSLQEPKVLPARLPNLLVNGSSGIAVGMATNIPPHNLTEVVDAACALIEDPQIELGPLMRHVRGPDFPTGAIICGRDGIKDAYATGRGSIRIRAKAQVEQLKGNRQALVITELPYQVNKATLLETIAKLVQEKTIEGISDLRDESDKDGMRVMIELKRDANDQVVLNQLYKHTQMETTFGVIMLALVDGRPRVLGLKSMLQTFVDHRKEIITRRTKFELARAQERAHILEGFKKAIANLDAIIKLIRGSKSPQEAKEGLIKKFDFSDRQAQAILEMQLQRLTALEREKIEAEYLELIKKIEYYQMLLKSEKKVLEVIKTELQDVKKKFGDERRTDIVGEIQDLQIEDLIAEEDVVITITHTGYIKRLPVSTYRKQRRGGVGVTAMETKEEDFVEHLFVATTHETLMFFTNMGRCYWLKVHEVPQAGRYARGTAIANLLSLQKDERLSTFVAVKEFTPSTFLLMATKQGTMKKTKVEAYSNPRKGGIIAITLDKGDELIEAEVTDGEREILLVTKQGKAIRFPEGQAREVGRSARGVRGIRLGKGDEVISMVVVRPKATLLTVTELGFGKRSDIAEYRVQSRGGKGIINIKVTKKNGAVVGAKAVTDQDEVMLISHEGMMVRSPVKDVRATGRASQGVRLISIKGKDRVASVACVVPQAAEETADPPPRNTEPKAQPAEIGEVVSIEDIQAAAAPPEPLKAKPQAKAKPPRAKPATKRKK